The following coding sequences are from one Epilithonimonas vandammei window:
- a CDS encoding NADP-dependent malic enzyme: MSKNSRDQNAFDKAALDYHRQEPKGKIEVIPSKPHSSQRDLSLAYSPGVAVPCMAIHDDPQSVYEYTSKGNLVAVISNGTAVLGLGDIGPEASKPVMEGKGLLFKIFAGINVFDIEINEKDPDKFIETVKAIAPTFGGINLEDIKAPEAFYIEQRLKEELDIPLMHDDQHGTAIISAAALINALEIAGKKIDEVKMVINGAGAAAIACAKLYISLGLDPKNILMCDSKGVINHKRENLTPEKLDFIAETEISTLEDALKGSDVFVGLSKGNVMSPEMLLSMAKNPIVFALANPDPEISYDLAVATREDVMMATGRSDYPNQVNNVLGFPYIFRGALDVQAKGINEAMKLAAVYALAEIAKEPVPEMVKLAYNVRDISFGKDYFIPKPFDNRLITKVSIAVAKAAMESGIAGKSIENFQEYENQLLDRMGRDEKLVRMMQNRAKANPKRVTLGNGEEYNILKAAQILQEEGIAYPSLLGSKRLIKEKMEEYGITLDIPIIDPNDDANKEARKKYRKTLWDKRNRKGINEYKSKRYVRQRDYFGPLMLEHGDTDALIVGFSKSYSSVLKPILEIIDKKPGVNKVAAMMMILTDKKPLFFADTSINKNPTAEDLVEIARMAEYTVKSFAIEPRLAMLGFENFSAKADTSKKVAAAVKILHEKYPKMIVDGEIQPDFALNSDHLADYPFSKLGTNPANVLVFPNLESANLSYKIIRGMKAAQTIGPILMGLDQSVHVLQMRSSVDEIVNLATIAVLDAQTKEKK; the protein is encoded by the coding sequence ATGTCAAAAAATTCAAGAGACCAAAACGCTTTTGATAAAGCAGCTTTAGATTATCACCGCCAGGAACCGAAAGGAAAAATAGAAGTGATACCTTCCAAACCACATTCTTCACAGAGAGATTTGTCACTGGCCTATTCACCAGGTGTTGCTGTGCCTTGTATGGCCATTCACGATGATCCTCAATCTGTTTATGAGTACACTTCCAAAGGAAATCTGGTAGCCGTAATCTCGAACGGAACGGCCGTTCTCGGATTGGGCGATATCGGTCCAGAAGCTTCCAAGCCTGTGATGGAGGGAAAAGGATTGCTTTTCAAAATATTTGCGGGCATCAATGTTTTCGATATTGAGATCAATGAAAAAGATCCTGATAAATTCATAGAAACGGTGAAAGCTATTGCACCAACTTTTGGTGGAATCAATCTGGAAGATATCAAAGCACCTGAGGCGTTTTACATAGAGCAGAGACTGAAAGAAGAATTAGATATTCCTCTGATGCACGATGATCAACACGGTACTGCAATTATTTCGGCAGCTGCGCTTATCAACGCTTTGGAAATCGCAGGAAAAAAAATCGATGAAGTAAAAATGGTTATCAATGGAGCAGGAGCTGCTGCTATTGCCTGTGCTAAGTTATATATATCACTTGGCCTCGATCCCAAAAATATTTTGATGTGTGACAGCAAAGGCGTCATCAACCATAAAAGAGAAAACCTGACACCAGAGAAACTGGACTTCATCGCAGAAACTGAAATCTCAACTTTAGAAGATGCGCTGAAAGGTTCTGATGTTTTTGTCGGGCTTTCTAAAGGAAATGTGATGTCGCCAGAAATGTTACTTTCTATGGCAAAAAATCCCATAGTTTTTGCATTGGCCAATCCGGATCCAGAAATCAGCTATGACTTAGCTGTTGCTACCAGAGAAGATGTAATGATGGCGACTGGCAGAAGTGATTATCCTAATCAGGTGAACAATGTGCTTGGTTTTCCATACATATTCAGAGGTGCGTTGGACGTTCAGGCAAAAGGAATTAATGAAGCGATGAAGCTGGCTGCTGTTTATGCATTGGCAGAAATTGCTAAAGAGCCGGTGCCGGAAATGGTAAAGCTGGCATATAATGTTAGAGATATCAGCTTCGGAAAAGACTATTTTATCCCAAAACCTTTTGACAACCGATTAATAACCAAAGTTTCTATTGCTGTTGCCAAAGCTGCAATGGAAAGCGGAATTGCCGGAAAATCAATAGAAAACTTTCAAGAGTACGAAAATCAGCTTCTGGACAGAATGGGGCGGGATGAAAAGCTGGTAAGAATGATGCAAAACCGCGCAAAAGCCAATCCGAAAAGGGTTACGCTGGGCAACGGTGAAGAGTATAATATTCTGAAGGCCGCTCAGATTCTTCAGGAGGAAGGTATTGCTTATCCAAGTCTTTTAGGTAGTAAAAGGCTCATCAAAGAAAAAATGGAAGAATATGGCATTACGCTAGATATCCCTATCATTGACCCTAATGATGATGCAAACAAAGAAGCCCGAAAAAAATACAGAAAAACGCTTTGGGACAAGCGCAACAGAAAAGGTATCAATGAGTATAAATCGAAGCGTTATGTAAGACAAAGGGATTACTTTGGTCCATTGATGTTGGAACATGGCGATACTGATGCACTAATCGTCGGTTTCTCAAAAAGCTATTCTTCAGTTCTAAAACCAATTTTGGAAATCATTGATAAAAAGCCTGGCGTAAATAAAGTTGCGGCAATGATGATGATCCTCACAGATAAAAAGCCATTGTTCTTTGCAGATACATCGATTAATAAAAATCCAACTGCAGAAGATCTAGTTGAGATTGCAAGAATGGCAGAATATACTGTGAAATCTTTCGCTATCGAACCAAGACTGGCTATGTTGGGATTTGAGAATTTCTCAGCAAAAGCAGATACATCTAAAAAAGTAGCGGCGGCGGTTAAAATCCTGCATGAGAAATATCCGAAAATGATTGTAGACGGAGAGATCCAGCCGGACTTTGCGTTAAACAGCGACCATCTTGCGGATTATCCTTTTTCAAAGTTAGGAACCAATCCAGCAAATGTTTTGGTTTTTCCAAATCTTGAAAGTGCCAATCTTTCTTACAAAATCATAAGAGGGATGAAAGCTGCACAAACCATTGGACCTATTTTGATGGGGCTAGATCAGTCAGTGCACGTTTTGCAAATGAGGTCAAGCGTAGACGAAATTGTAAATCTTGCAACAATTGCGGTTCTTGACGCTCAAACAAAAGAGAAAAAATAA
- the sov gene encoding T9SS outer membrane translocon Sov/SprA, with protein MKKNIYLYKLTLLFIFFAGYTNLFAQEKPIDSLISVRKDFSLADPIRYDAFYDIKTGMYYLYPKIGNSVVGAPIAMTFEEYKNYVMQNNLRAYYEEKSLLNDLGRRKDQTDAKKKGLIPAITIKNKMFENIFGSNKIELIPQGFASFDLGILYQKIDNPLILPQNRTSFAINIQQRIQLGITGKVGENLQLKANYDTQSGFAFENRMNMVWQAKGSWKDLQSKGLNEKGQDPEDKIIKRVEVGNISMPLSTSLIRGSQSLFGLKTEFQLGKTTGTLVFSQQQGEAKTIVAQGGGTMSTFKINAFDYEDNQHYFLGHYFHDKYDESLQNYPLINSRINITRMEVWVLDQGGSNIESQKPIVGIRDLGDGTGIIPSNGNNNLYQQISSALGSSRDVVTAYNTLNGRSFPNAQGTPEPFVSGEHFMNNIKARKLTTSEYKFNSQLGYISLNQRLNDNQFLAASYSYTINGSSQVYKVGEFSEENAVLITKLLKSNSTTKTNSPMWELMMKNIYSLNANQLQAEDFLLNVYYRDQGSAKVNYLPGVQYNNGIPDDTNLLRLFNLDRLNVNGDLQTNADGTKGDGIFDYVNGITVDPENGKIIFTKIEPFGGYLESVLNVTDKSQYVFNDIYDKQKTIPSQIPLRYTIEGRYKGSQGQGISLGAINVPQGSVKVTANGAQLVEGVDYTVDYMLGTVNIINETVKQSGQAINISLENQLTFNTQRKSFWGLNLERKFNEHLTVGATVVNYSERPLTQKVNYGQEAVSNTMAGFNLMYNNELPFLTRLTDKIPLINTEAPSNLNFKAEAAYLIPGQSKGINDQSYIDDFEQTTSKISLKEPAMWSIASRPEKNKDYPAIFPSVNNDNTNSGNGRGLLSWYQIDPRFYGVGGSAPNGINAQRLSNHASRRVQMRELYNNRDYVAGEQTILNTFDITYYPQERGPYNVNPATETTAQRWAGLMRPISVTNFVTSNIDYVEFWLMDPRADGNDLGTDPKLLLQLGNVSEDVLKDGRLQYENGLPTASTPTNTTTSNWGTQPKQVPILYAFSSEGDERGQQDLGYDGLSGEQELEKFGVNFVNPVTNELDPASDNFVYYLSNQFQGDLASSLTERYKYFRGPEGNSQANSLEVATQTPDAEDINRDYNLDQTENYNQYTIDLSPANMVVGSKNKIVDIKEVDVKFENGQAGKVKWYLFRIPVAEYDDTSKVEGSDISVLNNVRFARLLLKGFDQTSTLRFGSFDLVRSDWRKYTNEIFSATVSDNNEGNSAPQTQNANFDIGSVNLEENALGTPPYVLPPGIDRQVLSGNAGAQRQNESSLYMKVKDLKGESRGVFKNTSLDMRRYKKLKLFVHAENQTNTTTSNTSDLDKNAKFFIRFGSDATDNYYEYESSLKYTAKNATSALDIWPDENTLDLEIENFVNAKLKRDELSRSGNQNLAVRYLYPDYGDDEKRIYVKGRPSIGNVTTIMIGVRNNDNSNAKTLVLWVNEIRLSEIENKGGYAGNASLNFNLGDFAVVNANASYASIGFGAIDQKPSERSQDENSAFSINTTVNVDKFLPEKAGVKIPLNYSYTQTITDPKYNPLDNDVELKKAPNQDELKKVVRTYTQQRSIGVVNVRKERMNPDKKARFYDVENLSLTAIYNDDFYRDVYTKRNYRQYLNGFLEYNYTFKPYVLKPFNKIVSDTAKSYKYLRWVKEFNFNPVPTRLSFRTILDRNYNELEYRNVDALLSGNAGQDFDVIRNRNFFFGWQYSLGFNFTKSLKLEINSETKTLNDNLDVNAMNNRSIFSNPFRAGRPVLYNHRAQLSYRLPFEYLPYLDFITAELSYQFQYNWNARSTAARNVEYNGRVENLGNLSQNTNAIVATSTVDVPKFFSKFSYFRKINETMQKRRQEIDSLANVYNTAFTKKNSRFKFKNYKFKNKLNPLQAVAYALTSVKQFNFNYNENNGIVLPGLLSAPNFYGYGQTLGGPTVGFLLGSQADIRRTVIENGWVSSSRLMNDPYSELNNRTITGDLQIMPANDLRIDFNIMQNYSRNYVQGGYNVVDESTNYKAYRDAFGTELITHSNTAWSFNTAFKADGEIYKLIKENALAISQQYEGIRDIDGFTAGYSKSNSYVLIPAFKAAIEGKSPKKIGNPTKAGIPLPNWKLVYSGLRNLPIINSQFSKFDILHSYISTYTMSGVQASVDYFNRDLRDPITAYDSNGNRYNPYTFTQVGYVEAFSPLVGFDVTMRNNMQFRFNYNRDRTYLLGLVNTTLTEELGNEFVVGYGYILKDLKIRINYKGKGRDIKSDLNMRADLSMRDSKTTITNILIDDSQVTGGQKIFSLKLSADYNMSQNLNLKFFYDQMMTKYKISTAFPLSTVRAGITATMTFGGTTN; from the coding sequence GTGAAGAAAAATATTTACCTTTATAAATTAACCCTACTTTTCATTTTTTTTGCAGGTTATACCAATTTATTTGCGCAGGAAAAACCAATTGACAGCTTAATCAGTGTCAGAAAAGATTTCAGTTTAGCGGATCCTATTCGTTATGACGCGTTTTATGATATAAAAACCGGCATGTATTACTTATACCCGAAAATCGGAAATTCTGTTGTAGGTGCGCCTATTGCGATGACCTTCGAGGAGTATAAGAATTACGTCATGCAAAACAATCTTCGTGCCTATTACGAAGAAAAATCGCTTCTTAATGATCTCGGAAGAAGAAAAGACCAGACCGATGCTAAGAAAAAAGGCCTGATTCCCGCAATTACGATCAAAAATAAAATGTTCGAAAATATTTTTGGCAGTAATAAAATAGAATTGATTCCACAGGGTTTTGCTTCTTTTGATCTGGGAATTCTTTATCAGAAAATTGATAATCCTTTGATTCTCCCACAGAACAGAACAAGTTTTGCAATCAATATACAGCAGAGAATCCAACTCGGAATAACCGGCAAAGTCGGGGAAAATCTTCAATTAAAAGCCAATTATGATACTCAAAGTGGTTTTGCTTTTGAGAACCGGATGAATATGGTCTGGCAGGCAAAAGGTTCTTGGAAAGATCTGCAATCCAAAGGTCTTAATGAAAAAGGACAGGATCCTGAAGATAAGATCATCAAAAGAGTAGAGGTTGGTAATATTAGTATGCCGCTTTCAACTAGTTTGATCCGTGGTTCTCAGTCGTTGTTTGGTTTGAAAACAGAATTCCAGCTGGGTAAGACAACCGGAACTTTAGTATTTTCTCAGCAGCAAGGTGAGGCAAAAACCATTGTGGCACAAGGGGGCGGAACGATGAGTACGTTTAAGATTAATGCTTTTGATTATGAAGATAATCAGCATTACTTTCTAGGTCATTATTTTCATGATAAATATGACGAATCTCTGCAAAACTATCCCCTTATCAACTCCAGGATTAACATTACAAGAATGGAAGTCTGGGTTCTGGATCAAGGTGGTTCTAACATAGAATCTCAGAAGCCGATTGTCGGCATTAGGGATTTAGGAGACGGCACAGGTATCATCCCAAGTAATGGCAATAATAATCTCTATCAGCAGATCTCATCAGCTTTAGGAAGTTCCAGAGATGTAGTTACAGCGTATAACACATTGAACGGAAGGTCTTTCCCAAATGCACAAGGAACGCCTGAACCATTTGTATCTGGTGAGCATTTTATGAATAATATCAAGGCTAGAAAACTTACAACATCAGAATATAAATTCAATTCTCAGCTAGGTTACATTTCATTGAATCAGAGGCTTAATGACAACCAGTTTCTTGCAGCATCTTATTCTTATACTATCAACGGATCCAGCCAGGTTTATAAAGTCGGTGAGTTCTCGGAAGAAAATGCCGTATTAATTACAAAATTGCTGAAATCCAACTCTACCACCAAGACCAATTCTCCAATGTGGGAGCTGATGATGAAGAATATTTATTCTCTGAATGCCAACCAGCTTCAGGCGGAGGATTTCTTGTTGAATGTTTATTATAGAGATCAGGGTTCGGCAAAAGTCAATTACTTACCTGGCGTACAGTACAATAATGGAATTCCGGATGACACCAACTTGCTCAGACTTTTTAATCTAGATCGGCTTAATGTGAACGGTGATCTCCAAACTAACGCAGATGGAACAAAAGGAGATGGGATTTTCGATTATGTAAACGGAATAACTGTAGATCCGGAAAATGGAAAAATCATTTTTACTAAAATAGAACCTTTTGGAGGCTATCTGGAAAGCGTTCTAAATGTAACAGATAAATCCCAGTATGTTTTTAATGATATCTATGATAAGCAGAAGACCATACCATCACAGATTCCGTTGCGATATACCATTGAGGGAAGATATAAAGGAAGCCAGGGACAAGGCATTTCTCTTGGAGCTATCAACGTTCCGCAGGGTTCTGTAAAGGTCACTGCAAATGGTGCTCAGCTTGTAGAAGGTGTAGATTATACCGTAGATTATATGCTTGGGACGGTTAATATTATCAACGAAACAGTAAAACAATCTGGTCAGGCTATCAATATTTCTCTTGAAAACCAGCTGACCTTCAACACACAGAGAAAAAGTTTCTGGGGATTGAATCTTGAAAGAAAATTCAATGAACATCTAACAGTTGGAGCTACCGTTGTCAATTACAGTGAAAGACCGCTGACGCAAAAGGTGAATTACGGTCAGGAAGCGGTGAGCAATACAATGGCGGGTTTCAATTTGATGTATAACAATGAACTGCCATTCCTTACGAGATTAACAGATAAAATTCCTCTGATCAATACGGAAGCACCTTCTAATTTAAATTTCAAAGCTGAAGCTGCCTATTTGATTCCGGGACAAAGCAAGGGGATCAATGATCAATCATACATTGATGATTTTGAGCAGACCACTTCAAAAATCTCGCTGAAAGAACCTGCGATGTGGAGCATAGCTTCCCGTCCGGAAAAGAATAAGGATTATCCTGCTATTTTCCCTTCTGTTAATAATGATAATACCAACAGTGGAAACGGCAGGGGATTACTTTCCTGGTATCAGATAGATCCGCGTTTCTATGGCGTGGGTGGTTCTGCACCAAATGGAATCAATGCCCAGCGTTTGTCCAATCACGCTTCTAGAAGAGTTCAGATGAGGGAACTTTATAACAATAGGGACTATGTGGCGGGAGAACAAACCATCCTTAATACATTCGATATTACTTATTATCCTCAGGAACGTGGTCCTTATAATGTTAATCCGGCTACCGAAACCACGGCTCAGAGATGGGCAGGTTTAATGCGTCCGATTTCTGTTACTAATTTTGTAACTTCAAATATTGATTATGTAGAATTTTGGTTGATGGATCCTCGTGCAGATGGTAACGATCTTGGGACAGATCCTAAATTATTATTGCAGTTAGGAAATGTGTCTGAAGATGTGCTGAAAGATGGCAGACTACAATATGAAAATGGTTTGCCTACTGCCAGCACTCCTACTAACACTACGACTTCAAATTGGGGAACACAGCCGAAACAAGTGCCGATTCTTTATGCTTTCTCGTCAGAGGGAGATGAAAGAGGACAGCAGGATTTGGGATATGACGGTTTAAGCGGTGAGCAAGAACTGGAAAAATTCGGGGTTAATTTTGTAAACCCAGTAACCAATGAGCTGGATCCTGCATCTGATAATTTTGTTTACTATCTTTCCAATCAGTTTCAGGGAGATCTTGCATCTTCTTTAACGGAGCGTTACAAGTATTTCCGTGGTCCGGAAGGAAACTCTCAAGCCAATAGCTTAGAGGTTGCCACTCAGACACCGGATGCAGAGGATATCAACAGGGACTACAATCTGGACCAGACAGAAAATTATAACCAATATACAATTGATCTTTCGCCAGCCAATATGGTTGTAGGCAGTAAGAATAAAATCGTTGACATTAAAGAAGTCGATGTAAAATTCGAGAACGGACAGGCCGGAAAAGTTAAATGGTATCTTTTCAGAATTCCTGTTGCAGAATATGACGATACTTCTAAAGTTGAGGGTTCTGATATTTCTGTCCTTAATAATGTGAGATTTGCCAGATTATTATTGAAAGGTTTTGACCAGACATCTACATTGAGATTCGGATCATTCGATTTAGTACGATCTGACTGGAGAAAATATACAAATGAAATTTTTAGTGCTACAGTTTCGGACAACAATGAAGGTAATAGCGCACCGCAAACTCAAAACGCAAACTTCGATATTGGAAGTGTTAATCTAGAAGAAAATGCTTTGGGGACGCCACCTTATGTTTTGCCTCCGGGAATAGACCGACAGGTTTTAAGCGGTAATGCTGGTGCACAAAGACAAAATGAATCTTCTCTTTACATGAAAGTGAAGGATCTGAAGGGTGAATCAAGAGGTGTGTTCAAGAATACAAGTCTTGATATGCGTCGATATAAAAAATTGAAGTTATTCGTACACGCAGAAAATCAGACTAATACAACGACTTCTAATACAAGTGATCTTGATAAAAATGCAAAATTCTTCATCCGTTTTGGTAGTGATGCAACCGATAATTACTATGAGTACGAAAGTTCTTTAAAGTATACCGCAAAAAATGCTACTTCTGCACTGGACATCTGGCCGGATGAAAATACTTTGGATTTAGAAATTGAGAATTTTGTGAATGCCAAGCTGAAAAGAGATGAACTTTCCAGATCCGGAAATCAGAATCTGGCAGTTAGATATCTTTATCCGGATTATGGAGATGATGAGAAACGAATCTATGTAAAAGGACGCCCGAGTATTGGTAATGTAACAACCATTATGATCGGTGTGAGAAACAATGACAATTCCAATGCAAAAACGCTTGTTCTTTGGGTTAATGAAATCAGGCTTTCTGAAATTGAAAATAAAGGAGGCTACGCAGGAAATGCAAGTTTAAATTTCAACCTCGGAGACTTCGCAGTGGTAAATGCCAATGCGTCCTATGCATCCATCGGTTTTGGCGCGATTGATCAAAAACCATCGGAAAGATCTCAGGACGAAAATTCGGCGTTCAGTATAAACACAACGGTTAATGTAGATAAGTTTCTACCAGAAAAAGCGGGCGTTAAAATTCCATTGAACTATTCTTATACACAAACCATCACTGATCCTAAGTACAATCCGCTTGATAATGACGTAGAACTTAAGAAAGCACCAAATCAGGATGAACTGAAGAAAGTGGTGAGAACCTATACTCAGCAAAGAAGTATTGGTGTGGTTAATGTCAGAAAAGAAAGAATGAATCCGGATAAAAAGGCAAGATTCTATGATGTGGAAAACCTGAGCCTTACTGCGATTTATAATGATGATTTTTACAGGGATGTTTATACCAAAAGAAACTATAGGCAATATCTAAATGGATTCTTGGAGTATAATTATACCTTCAAGCCGTATGTTCTAAAGCCATTTAATAAGATCGTGAGCGATACAGCAAAATCATATAAATATCTGAGATGGGTAAAAGAATTTAATTTTAATCCCGTTCCGACCAGATTATCTTTCAGAACCATTCTTGATAGAAATTATAACGAGCTGGAGTATAGAAATGTTGATGCCTTGCTTTCAGGAAACGCTGGTCAGGATTTTGATGTCATCAGAAATAGGAATTTCTTCTTCGGATGGCAGTATAGTTTGGGCTTCAACTTTACAAAATCATTAAAACTTGAGATCAATTCGGAAACTAAAACGCTGAATGATAACTTAGATGTAAATGCTATGAACAATCGCTCTATATTTAGTAATCCTTTCAGAGCAGGCCGTCCGGTATTGTACAATCACAGAGCTCAGCTTAGCTACAGATTGCCGTTTGAATATCTGCCTTATCTGGATTTTATCACCGCAGAACTTAGCTATCAGTTCCAATATAACTGGAACGCTAGGTCTACTGCTGCAAGGAATGTAGAATATAACGGAAGAGTAGAGAATCTCGGAAACTTATCCCAGAATACCAATGCTATTGTAGCAACATCTACGGTAGATGTTCCAAAATTCTTTTCTAAGTTCAGCTATTTCAGAAAAATTAATGAAACTATGCAAAAGCGCCGCCAGGAAATCGACTCGCTTGCAAATGTTTATAATACTGCATTCACAAAGAAAAATAGCAGGTTTAAGTTTAAGAACTATAAGTTCAAAAATAAGCTGAACCCTCTACAAGCAGTTGCTTACGCTTTAACTTCTGTGAAGCAGTTCAACTTTAATTATAATGAAAATAATGGAATTGTCTTGCCAGGACTATTGTCTGCGCCTAATTTCTATGGTTATGGACAGACTCTGGGCGGGCCCACGGTAGGTTTCTTGCTGGGATCTCAGGCAGACATCAGAAGAACTGTAATAGAAAATGGTTGGGTTTCGTCATCCAGATTGATGAATGATCCTTATTCTGAACTTAATAATAGAACTATAACAGGAGATCTTCAGATAATGCCTGCTAATGATCTGAGAATTGATTTCAATATCATGCAGAATTACAGCAGAAATTATGTTCAGGGTGGTTACAATGTTGTAGATGAGTCCACCAATTATAAAGCTTACAGAGATGCCTTTGGAACGGAACTTATTACACATTCCAACACAGCTTGGTCATTCAATACAGCTTTCAAAGCAGATGGAGAGATTTATAAACTGATCAAAGAAAATGCGTTGGCCATTTCTCAGCAGTATGAAGGAATAAGAGATATTGATGGTTTCACCGCAGGATATTCTAAAAGTAATTCTTACGTTTTGATTCCGGCATTCAAAGCAGCAATCGAAGGAAAGTCTCCAAAGAAAATAGGCAATCCAACAAAAGCAGGTATCCCTCTTCCAAATTGGAAGTTGGTTTACTCAGGGCTTAGAAATCTACCAATAATAAATAGTCAGTTCTCAAAATTTGATATCTTACATTCTTATATATCTACATATACGATGTCAGGCGTTCAAGCTAGTGTCGATTATTTTAACAGAGATCTGAGAGATCCAATCACAGCGTACGACTCAAACGGTAACAGATATAATCCGTATACTTTTACTCAGGTCGGATATGTAGAAGCTTTCTCACCTTTGGTAGGGTTTGATGTTACAATGAGAAATAATATGCAGTTCCGGTTCAATTATAACAGAGACCGAACCTATTTATTAGGATTAGTGAATACCACATTGACGGAAGAATTAGGAAATGAGTTCGTCGTAGGTTACGGATACATTTTGAAAGACCTCAAGATCAGAATCAATTATAAAGGAAAAGGAAGAGATATCAAGAGTGATCTTAATATGAGAGCAGATTTATCAATGAGAGACAGTAAAACTACAATTACTAATATATTGATAGACGATTCTCAGGTTACTGGCGGACAAAAGATTTTCAGTCTGAAGCTTTCAGCAGATTATAATATGTCACAAAATCTGAATTTGAAATTCTTCTACGATCAGATGATGACCAAGTATAAGATTTCAACAGCCTTCCCACTGTCCACCGTCCGAGCTGGTATTACCGCAACGATGACATTTGGAGGAACAACTAATTAA
- a CDS encoding BadF/BadG/BcrA/BcrD ATPase family protein — protein MIAIVDGGSTKCDWVILENDGTEVLKTETVGFNPNITKPELIAIELEKNQALTKFCDYLENIFFYGSGCGTPENRLIVEREIQKVFTKSNIQVKEDLLAAAYAAYRGVPAIVCILGTGSNACYFDGENVKTELPSLGFLIGDEGSGSALGKQLVRHYFMKKLPPDLHQQFTEIYQLNIDDLLKNMYHNPRANAYMADFTRFIVDRKSHPYFQNFIYKELKNFLEFQVMPYEECRDAEINFIGSVAYFFEDSLRAAAADFHFKVGTVVQKPIESLVNYHRAYIIPKL, from the coding sequence ATGATTGCTATTGTAGACGGAGGATCCACAAAATGTGACTGGGTAATTCTGGAAAATGACGGTACGGAAGTTCTGAAAACAGAAACAGTCGGCTTTAATCCCAATATTACAAAACCAGAACTTATAGCCATTGAACTGGAGAAAAATCAGGCATTGACAAAGTTCTGTGATTATCTGGAAAATATCTTTTTTTATGGCTCAGGTTGCGGCACGCCGGAAAACAGACTCATTGTAGAAAGAGAGATTCAGAAAGTGTTTACCAAATCCAATATACAGGTGAAGGAAGACCTTCTAGCGGCGGCTTATGCAGCATACAGAGGCGTTCCTGCAATTGTTTGCATTTTGGGGACAGGCTCCAATGCGTGCTACTTCGACGGGGAAAATGTAAAGACGGAATTACCTTCTTTAGGGTTTTTGATTGGTGATGAAGGGAGCGGAAGCGCATTGGGAAAACAGCTGGTTAGGCATTATTTTATGAAAAAATTGCCTCCTGATCTGCACCAGCAGTTTACTGAGATTTATCAGTTGAACATCGATGATTTGCTCAAAAATATGTATCATAATCCTAGAGCCAATGCTTATATGGCAGATTTCACGCGCTTTATTGTAGACAGAAAATCGCATCCGTATTTTCAGAATTTTATCTATAAAGAACTGAAGAATTTCCTTGAGTTTCAGGTCATGCCGTACGAAGAATGCCGCGATGCAGAGATCAACTTTATCGGTTCGGTGGCTTACTTTTTCGAAGATTCTTTGCGGGCTGCTGCGGCAGATTTTCATTTCAAGGTTGGGACTGTTGTCCAGAAACCAATAGAAAGTCTGGTGAATTATCATCGTGCCTATATCATTCCAAAGCTTTAA
- the ruvA gene encoding Holliday junction branch migration protein RuvA translates to MIYSLRGIVQELTPTFAVVDVNGVGYYIGISLQTSQNLKQGSDVLLYIQQIIREDAHLLFGFFTKQEKEMFNLLISVNGVGPVSALILLSSLSLAEAANAILSGNSGLIQKVKGIGAKTAERIIVDLRDKVGIFGHSEEKLSDIPNNKIKNEALSALEVLGISKRISEKIADRILKQNPHFSVEELVKEILKNI, encoded by the coding sequence ATGATTTATTCTCTAAGAGGAATTGTGCAGGAGCTCACACCAACTTTTGCCGTAGTGGATGTAAATGGGGTGGGATATTACATCGGAATAAGTCTGCAGACCTCGCAAAATCTAAAACAGGGATCCGATGTCCTGTTATATATACAGCAAATCATAAGAGAGGATGCACATTTGTTATTCGGATTTTTTACCAAGCAGGAAAAAGAAATGTTCAATTTGTTAATTAGTGTTAATGGAGTGGGCCCTGTTTCTGCTTTAATACTGCTATCTTCTCTCAGCTTAGCCGAGGCTGCCAATGCGATACTTTCTGGTAACAGCGGACTGATTCAGAAAGTAAAAGGTATAGGAGCCAAAACGGCGGAAAGAATCATAGTGGATCTTCGTGATAAGGTAGGCATATTCGGGCATTCCGAAGAAAAACTTTCCGATATTCCTAACAATAAAATCAAAAATGAAGCGTTATCAGCATTAGAAGTTTTGGGTATTTCAAAACGAATCAGTGAGAAAATTGCAGACAGAATTTTGAAGCAGAATCCTCACTTTTCAGTAGAAGAATTAGTGAAAGAGATTTTAAAAAATATTTAA